A DNA window from Mucilaginibacter xinganensis contains the following coding sequences:
- the gatB gene encoding Asp-tRNA(Asn)/Glu-tRNA(Gln) amidotransferase subunit GatB, with protein sequence MISTIAGKSDKYELVVGLEVHAQLSTLSKVFSSDSAAFGAGPNEHISPISLGHPGTLPKLNKKAVEYAVKMGLACNCTINLRNTFARKNYFYADLPKGYQITQDQMPICLGGSVLVRLANGAKNIAIHHIHLEEDAGKSMHDQDHSDSLIDLNRAGVPLIEIVTEPDMRSSEEAGHFLTEVRKLVRYLDICDGNMEEGSLRCDANISVRLRGATTYGNRCEVKNLNSIRNVQRAIEHEFERQVNIIENGGHIDQNTLNFNADTGETSVLRSKEMANDYRYFPEPDLTPLSLNQEYIDKVLLTMPVLPNVLYEKYTAQLGLSDYDAGVITADKDFAQYFEQLIASTDNYKAAVNWLMGPIKSYLNDHSLSITDFTLKPGTLAGLIKLVDSGKINNTVASHKLFPELVKHGDKDAATLAAELNLLISADNDDVSRFIQDAIAKFPDKVIEYKKGKKGVLGLFMGEIMKSSKGKIDPQKTNQLLIKELESK encoded by the coding sequence ATGATCAGTACTATAGCCGGGAAAAGCGACAAATATGAATTAGTTGTCGGGTTGGAGGTTCACGCACAGTTATCCACTTTAAGTAAAGTATTTTCGAGTGATTCTGCCGCTTTCGGCGCAGGACCCAACGAGCATATCAGTCCCATTTCCCTGGGGCATCCGGGCACTTTGCCCAAGCTTAATAAAAAAGCAGTTGAATACGCCGTAAAAATGGGGCTTGCCTGTAATTGCACCATCAACCTGCGCAATACTTTTGCACGAAAAAATTATTTTTATGCCGATTTACCTAAAGGCTACCAGATAACCCAGGATCAGATGCCCATTTGCTTAGGCGGATCGGTATTGGTAAGGTTAGCTAACGGAGCCAAAAATATCGCTATCCATCATATCCACCTGGAGGAAGATGCCGGAAAAAGCATGCACGACCAGGATCATTCAGACTCATTGATCGATTTAAACAGGGCTGGCGTTCCACTTATTGAAATAGTTACGGAGCCTGATATGCGCAGTAGTGAAGAGGCAGGACATTTTTTAACAGAGGTCCGCAAGCTGGTACGTTACCTTGATATTTGCGATGGCAATATGGAAGAGGGCAGCCTGCGCTGCGACGCCAATATTTCAGTGAGGCTTAGGGGGGCAACAACTTATGGAAACCGTTGCGAGGTAAAAAACCTTAACTCTATCCGTAATGTTCAGCGTGCTATTGAGCATGAATTTGAGCGCCAGGTTAATATTATTGAAAATGGAGGCCATATCGACCAAAATACCCTTAATTTTAATGCGGATACCGGTGAAACATCTGTACTGCGGTCAAAAGAAATGGCTAATGATTATCGTTATTTTCCTGAGCCGGATCTCACACCATTGTCATTAAACCAGGAGTATATTGATAAGGTACTGCTTACCATGCCGGTATTGCCAAACGTTCTTTATGAAAAGTACACCGCGCAGTTGGGCCTTTCTGACTATGATGCCGGTGTTATCACAGCTGACAAAGACTTCGCCCAATATTTTGAACAGCTTATTGCCAGTACAGATAACTATAAAGCTGCGGTAAACTGGCTGATGGGCCCCATAAAATCCTATTTAAATGATCATAGCCTGTCCATAACTGACTTCACCCTGAAGCCAGGAACTTTAGCGGGTCTGATAAAACTGGTTGATTCAGGAAAGATCAATAATACCGTAGCGTCGCACAAACTATTCCCGGAGCTGGTTAAACATGGTGATAAAGACGCAGCTACGCTGGCTGCTGAATTAAATTTGCTGATAAGTGCTGATAATGATGACGTGAGCAGGTTTATACAGGATGCAATCGCTAAATTTCCTGATAAAGTTATAGAGTACAAAAAAGGAAAAAAAGGCGTTTTAGGCTTGTTTATGGGCGAAATAATGAAAAGCTCGAAAGGGAAAATTGATCCGCAAAAAACAAACCAGTTATTAATTAAAGAACTGGAATCGAAATAA
- a CDS encoding ComEC/Rec2 family competence protein, with product MIAKHKGEIPFLILLLPFILGISLAINFSTLSNINLLTVLFFALSLIFILLNLTYTKIGLYRSRWIGGILITCILFLSGFISVIRNNELNNNHHFSKASAQYLVVKINNEPILKNGWIRFIATVEETVNNGKSTPSSGTLLLALKDQESDLTYGDELLIPAKYAAVNPPFNPAEFNYKRYLANQNIYYQSFLFPKQYELLAFGKGNAIVSYALKLRKNLIGKLKRNMRDTNAIAVASTLILGYKTDLSNDVLQAYSKTGTVHVLSVSGAHVAVIYLLLAFALGFLNRFKYGKLLKAIIIIAIIWYYALLTGFSPAVCRAAVMISMVVVGKTYSRYINTLNILAISAFGLLLYNPLYIVDVGFQLSYLAVFGLIVFQPVVYNWLTFKNKLADKLWAACSVSVAAQVITFPLSAFYFHQFPVYFLLSNLFIVLPTMVIMYSGILYLLLPQIPYASKALAFVLENSILLMNKFLTRVEHLPFASITKIWVTTAEYLLLYAIIISLFYFLYDKKKWVLKILMVCTLLFSISVSLKRIRNTAGNNIAWLSINKHKAIVFRNGNAAIVLTDLRDTDKTYQYAIQPYLDSCQVNNTRTLTFYQNIKMAWLAKNGGAVQFLNTKLFLINAHPADDSQAAKLKFDYLYLTGNPHAGLTAISNIFDYKLIIADGTNSDNYINKLKIDAKNKNVSYKILKRNISMVTVSN from the coding sequence ATGATAGCCAAACACAAAGGCGAAATACCTTTCCTTATCCTGCTGCTTCCCTTTATATTGGGAATTAGTTTAGCTATTAATTTCTCCACCTTATCCAACATCAACCTGCTCACCGTTTTATTTTTTGCGCTGAGCTTAATATTTATTTTACTCAATTTAACTTACACAAAGATAGGGCTTTATAGATCCAGGTGGATTGGCGGCATACTGATCACCTGCATTTTATTTTTATCGGGTTTTATCAGTGTTATCAGAAATAACGAGCTTAACAACAACCACCATTTTTCGAAGGCTAGCGCACAGTATCTTGTTGTAAAGATCAATAATGAACCTATTCTTAAAAATGGCTGGATCAGATTTATTGCCACTGTTGAAGAAACTGTAAACAACGGTAAAAGCACCCCATCATCCGGTACTTTGCTTTTAGCTTTAAAAGACCAGGAAAGTGACCTCACTTACGGTGATGAACTATTGATTCCTGCAAAATACGCAGCGGTAAACCCGCCGTTTAATCCCGCTGAGTTTAATTATAAAAGATACCTGGCTAACCAAAACATCTATTACCAGTCTTTTTTATTCCCTAAACAATATGAACTATTAGCGTTCGGAAAAGGCAATGCCATAGTAAGTTACGCTTTAAAACTAAGAAAAAACCTGATAGGAAAGCTAAAGCGCAACATGCGCGATACCAATGCCATCGCAGTGGCATCCACGCTGATATTGGGTTATAAAACTGATCTGAGCAATGATGTATTACAGGCCTACTCAAAAACAGGAACGGTACATGTGCTTTCCGTTTCGGGTGCCCACGTAGCAGTCATTTACCTGTTGCTGGCGTTTGCGCTGGGTTTCCTAAATAGGTTCAAGTATGGCAAATTGCTCAAAGCCATAATTATTATAGCTATAATTTGGTATTATGCATTACTTACTGGCTTTTCGCCGGCGGTTTGCCGGGCTGCTGTAATGATCAGCATGGTTGTTGTCGGTAAAACTTACAGCCGTTATATTAATACGTTAAATATTTTGGCGATCTCTGCTTTCGGATTGTTGCTTTATAACCCGCTTTATATTGTTGATGTCGGTTTTCAGCTGTCCTATCTTGCCGTTTTTGGATTAATTGTCTTTCAGCCGGTGGTATATAACTGGCTGACGTTTAAAAACAAACTGGCCGACAAATTATGGGCTGCCTGCTCGGTATCTGTAGCGGCACAGGTTATTACCTTTCCTTTAAGCGCTTTTTATTTTCACCAATTCCCGGTTTACTTTTTATTGAGCAACTTATTTATCGTATTGCCAACAATGGTGATCATGTATTCGGGCATTTTATACCTGCTGCTGCCGCAAATACCTTATGCATCAAAAGCGTTGGCCTTTGTACTGGAAAATTCAATCCTGCTGATGAATAAATTTTTAACCCGGGTGGAGCATTTACCTTTTGCCTCAATTACAAAAATTTGGGTAACCACAGCGGAGTATTTGCTACTTTACGCAATTATTATCAGCCTGTTTTATTTTTTGTACGATAAGAAAAAGTGGGTTCTTAAAATTTTGATGGTTTGTACGCTGCTCTTTAGCATTTCTGTTAGCTTAAAGCGGATACGAAATACTGCCGGTAACAATATAGCCTGGCTAAGTATAAATAAGCACAAGGCTATCGTTTTCAGAAATGGCAACGCGGCAATTGTACTTACCGACCTGCGCGATACAGATAAAACCTATCAATATGCCATTCAACCTTACCTTGATAGTTGCCAGGTTAACAATACAAGAACTTTAACATTCTATCAAAATATTAAAATGGCATGGCTCGCGAAAAACGGAGGAGCAGTACAGTTTTTAAATACCAAACTATTTTTAATAAATGCACACCCAGCGGATGATTCCCAGGCGGCTAAATTAAAATTCGATTATCTTTATCTTACCGGTAACCCCCATGCCGGTTTAACAGCAATCAGCAATATATTTGATTATAAGCTAATTATAGCAGATGGCACTAACAGCGACAATTATATAAATAAGCTTAAAATTGATGCTAAAAATAAAAATGTAAGTTATAAAATACTAAAACGTAACATTTCAATGGTTACGGTATCTAATTAA
- a CDS encoding transglutaminase-like domain-containing protein — translation MIKPLLLYCALLFVDLQAFAIPADSSVTITSAKNNYQFIYNAKLARIEVKYLLNTVYTSNNYLVSLPVSENYNDQVTINDVECKVDNHTPKDFQPKYSYYSVNDVFYSDERICYFPLLLQKKGSTANVTFTETIADPRYLTSAYFSDSYAVKKRDVIFKIPRWMNVELKEMNFNGYNITETTTYNKGDDADIITYTAVNLPAFKTEENSPGPTYIYPHILILSKSAKAGGRDFRYLGTVEDMYTWCHGLTKEVINDKAVLSAKAKELTAGLTADMDKIKALFYYVQDNVRYIAFEDGMAGFKPEKADEVLRKKYGDCKGMANLTKELLTASGYDARLCWLGTDHIAYNYQTPSLAVDNHMICALNFKGKFIYLDATETYLGLNEYAERIQGREVMMEDGEHFVLNKIPYALPAQNYDFETSRLTINGTSLDGSVKHLWKGEEKESVLSGLSNIKKEKADEAMNHYLSNNNNDYAIKELNLSSTDNVDKDLTAAYKLEYKNAVSSFSKAYYVDLDFKKEFLNSAIKTDERKHDYWFEYKTNLYKETELTLPAKYKVSSVPAPLNIVNPDYEFHITYDSQPGKIIYKKNLLIKNTHLTVSKFAQWNRDIEQLAKTYNENITLKPISE, via the coding sequence ATGATTAAACCTTTACTTCTTTACTGTGCACTGTTGTTTGTTGATTTACAGGCATTTGCCATTCCCGCTGATTCTTCAGTTACTATTACATCCGCAAAAAATAATTACCAGTTTATTTATAACGCAAAATTAGCCAGAATTGAGGTTAAATATTTGCTTAATACAGTTTACACCAGTAATAATTATTTGGTAAGTCTCCCGGTTTCTGAAAATTACAATGACCAGGTAACAATTAATGACGTTGAATGCAAAGTAGATAACCATACACCGAAAGATTTTCAGCCTAAATATTCTTACTACTCTGTTAATGATGTTTTTTATTCTGATGAACGGATCTGCTATTTCCCGCTCCTCCTCCAGAAGAAAGGTAGTACCGCAAACGTTACTTTTACTGAAACAATTGCAGATCCGAGATATTTAACTTCGGCCTATTTTTCTGATAGCTACGCTGTTAAAAAAAGAGATGTGATTTTTAAAATTCCGCGATGGATGAATGTTGAATTAAAAGAAATGAACTTTAATGGTTACAACATTACCGAAACAACCACATACAACAAAGGAGATGATGCCGACATTATAACTTATACAGCGGTTAATTTACCTGCTTTTAAAACCGAGGAAAACAGCCCCGGGCCCACATATATTTATCCGCATATATTGATCTTATCTAAGTCGGCTAAAGCGGGCGGCAGGGATTTCAGGTATTTGGGCACGGTAGAAGATATGTACACCTGGTGTCATGGCTTAACTAAGGAAGTTATTAATGATAAGGCCGTATTAAGTGCCAAGGCTAAAGAGCTTACCGCGGGGCTAACGGCTGATATGGATAAAATTAAGGCGCTGTTTTATTATGTACAGGACAATGTGAGGTACATAGCTTTTGAAGATGGCATGGCAGGGTTTAAACCTGAAAAGGCCGACGAGGTGCTGCGTAAAAAATATGGTGACTGTAAAGGGATGGCAAACTTAACTAAGGAACTGCTTACTGCTTCTGGTTATGATGCCAGGTTGTGCTGGCTGGGGACGGATCACATTGCTTATAACTATCAAACGCCATCGCTGGCTGTAGACAACCACATGATCTGTGCTTTAAATTTTAAAGGAAAGTTCATTTATCTTGATGCTACTGAAACCTATCTTGGCCTTAATGAATATGCTGAAAGGATCCAGGGCCGCGAGGTGATGATGGAAGACGGCGAGCATTTTGTTTTAAACAAAATTCCATATGCATTGCCGGCTCAAAATTATGATTTTGAAACCAGCAGGCTTACAATCAATGGCACAAGCCTTGATGGAAGCGTAAAACACCTGTGGAAGGGTGAAGAAAAGGAATCGGTGTTAAGTGGATTGAGTAATATAAAAAAGGAAAAGGCTGACGAGGCTATGAACCACTATTTGTCAAACAACAATAATGATTATGCTATAAAAGAATTGAACCTCTCCAGCACAGACAATGTTGATAAGGACCTTACTGCTGCTTACAAACTGGAGTACAAAAATGCCGTATCATCATTCAGTAAGGCTTATTACGTTGACCTGGATTTTAAAAAGGAATTTTTAAATTCAGCAATAAAAACAGATGAACGAAAACATGATTACTGGTTTGAGTACAAAACAAACCTTTATAAGGAAACTGAATTGACGCTTCCTGCGAAATATAAAGTAAGCAGCGTGCCGGCCCCACTTAATATTGTAAACCCCGACTATGAATTTCATATAACGTATGACAGCCAACCGGGTAAAATTATCTACAAAAAGAACCTTTTAATAAAAAATACCCATTTGACTGTTTCTAAATTTGCGCAGTGGAATAGGGATATTGAACAACTTGCTAAAACTTACAACGAAAATATAACGCTTAAACCTATCTCTGAATGA
- a CDS encoding DUF3857 domain-containing protein: MKKSLLLIICLISSFAALAQSAKEKAAYIEKAEQLKTEVWGNPVAEFKSTTAPANFSKESAVILARSFSLSRASSGKLKFGRAIGVTTRTTKFSIFHERVKINDKTALESFSTLAYQKRLDKTTSQLFARFANVNNTFIGAKVLKPGGKELIVNTSEEVLTKNEAKDQKGKLAIPDLQVGDILDYYICKQDIADKEEGNLYKDNDNLFFLVDEYPVLYYSIEYQFNKKIKFKTIYANGAPHFEETRNSEGDQILSLKLTNIPKYQSQVWISGFRQYPYIEIGSAYDDPIDKVVEKNKFEGKTAMLQAQKYNFEKNFIEREHLFMDLVVSVKENFKDKKSLKAASADSVAKVLYTKWKFNTFCQYIPTDLEDLSGMKYRAAASRVNTTNISFALTEMKVDHDVLLVASRNGNFLDNVFNAEDFEALIRINGSTPAYLCFDDIVTHYNEIPARFQGEKVIVLHPKRKNDHEYDFTESEAILPVIAADQNYINEQLNVSLSGPDQKKLAIERIVKEKGALRHDDQKDLMLADEIDIAMTDAAAGIPIEKRYKRFEGMKKFPAQVNETFAKEHSSRDKYYSDEIKTKFSQEPQKVTDCKIINTAVNNSRPIFEYSEKFELDNLVKKAGNNFIIDVGKLTGGFLKIEEKDKVRDKDVYMPMARSFKYTITIDIPKGYAAKGMEELTGTKANKTGSFTSSATVSGDKLHVSVNRVYTNNFEKASDWPNLVAVINTAAEFDSKKILFEKVN, encoded by the coding sequence ATGAAAAAATCTTTACTGTTAATAATTTGTTTAATATCATCTTTTGCTGCTTTAGCCCAAAGCGCCAAAGAAAAAGCGGCCTACATAGAGAAGGCAGAACAATTGAAAACTGAGGTTTGGGGTAACCCGGTTGCTGAATTTAAATCAACCACGGCTCCGGCCAATTTTAGTAAGGAAAGTGCTGTTATACTGGCACGGTCGTTCAGTTTATCAAGGGCTTCGAGTGGAAAGCTTAAATTTGGAAGGGCAATAGGAGTTACAACCCGCACTACAAAATTCAGTATATTTCACGAAAGGGTTAAGATCAATGATAAAACCGCATTGGAAAGCTTCTCGACACTCGCCTACCAAAAACGGCTCGATAAGACTACCTCCCAGCTATTCGCAAGGTTTGCCAATGTAAATAACACTTTTATTGGCGCTAAGGTATTGAAGCCGGGCGGCAAGGAGTTAATTGTAAATACCAGCGAAGAGGTTTTAACAAAAAATGAGGCTAAAGATCAGAAAGGTAAGCTTGCCATTCCTGATCTGCAGGTTGGCGACATACTCGACTATTATATTTGTAAGCAAGACATAGCAGATAAGGAGGAAGGGAATTTGTATAAGGATAACGACAACCTGTTTTTCCTGGTGGATGAGTATCCTGTGTTATACTATAGCATAGAATACCAGTTCAATAAAAAGATCAAGTTTAAAACTATCTATGCCAATGGTGCCCCGCACTTTGAAGAAACCCGCAACAGCGAAGGCGATCAAATATTGAGTCTTAAGCTTACCAATATTCCTAAATATCAAAGCCAGGTATGGATTTCAGGATTTCGCCAATATCCTTACATAGAGATAGGAAGCGCTTACGACGATCCTATTGACAAAGTGGTCGAAAAAAACAAGTTTGAAGGCAAAACAGCCATGCTTCAGGCGCAAAAATATAATTTTGAAAAAAACTTTATCGAAAGGGAGCATCTTTTTATGGACCTTGTAGTTAGTGTTAAAGAAAATTTCAAAGATAAGAAATCATTAAAGGCAGCTTCGGCAGACAGTGTTGCAAAAGTGCTTTATACCAAATGGAAATTTAATACCTTTTGCCAATATATACCGACTGACCTTGAGGATCTCTCCGGTATGAAATACCGTGCAGCGGCAAGCAGGGTTAATACAACAAACATTTCTTTTGCTTTAACTGAGATGAAGGTTGATCATGATGTTTTATTGGTAGCATCACGCAACGGCAATTTTTTGGATAACGTTTTTAATGCAGAAGATTTTGAGGCACTTATCCGTATAAATGGAAGCACGCCGGCATACCTGTGTTTTGATGATATTGTTACCCATTACAACGAGATCCCGGCACGGTTTCAAGGCGAGAAAGTGATTGTGCTGCACCCAAAGCGGAAGAACGATCATGAATACGATTTTACTGAAAGTGAAGCGATATTGCCGGTAATTGCAGCTGATCAAAACTACATTAATGAACAATTAAATGTAAGCCTTTCTGGCCCCGACCAAAAGAAATTAGCCATTGAAAGGATAGTTAAAGAAAAAGGTGCGTTAAGGCATGATGATCAAAAAGATCTGATGCTTGCGGATGAGATTGATATAGCTATGACGGACGCAGCGGCCGGCATTCCCATTGAAAAGCGTTACAAAAGATTTGAGGGCATGAAGAAATTCCCCGCACAGGTGAATGAAACATTTGCTAAGGAACACAGCAGCAGGGATAAATATTACAGCGACGAGATAAAAACAAAATTTAGCCAGGAACCACAGAAAGTAACCGACTGCAAAATAATAAATACAGCCGTTAACAATTCCCGTCCAATATTTGAATACAGCGAGAAATTCGAGTTAGATAATTTGGTGAAAAAAGCAGGAAATAATTTTATTATTGATGTAGGTAAGTTAACCGGTGGATTTTTGAAGATTGAAGAAAAAGATAAGGTACGCGACAAGGATGTTTATATGCCCATGGCGCGCAGTTTTAAATACACCATTACTATTGACATACCAAAGGGTTACGCAGCTAAAGGCATGGAAGAGCTTACGGGCACCAAAGCTAATAAAACGGGCTCTTTTACATCATCAGCTACGGTTAGCGGCGACAAGCTTCATGTAAGTGTTAACCGCGTTTATACCAATAATTTTGAAAAAGCTTCAGATTGGCCAAATCTGGTTGCTGTAATAAATACGGCAGCAGAATTTGACTCAAAGAAAATACTGTTTGAAAAGGTTAATTAA
- the alaS gene encoding alanine--tRNA ligase encodes MTANEIRKAFLDFFASKGHTIVPSAPIVIKNDPTLMFTNAGMNQFKAIFLGEETLKFTRAVDTQRCLRVSGKHNDLEEVGIDTYHHTMFEMLGNWSFGDYFKKEAIAWSWELLTEVYKIDKSRLYVTYFEGDEKEGLEKDTETYNFWKEFVAEANILPGNKKDNFWEMGETGPCGPSSEIHYDNRPDSERALVDGATLVNGDHDQVIEIWNNVFMQFNRLKDGSLQLLPAKHVDTGMGFERLVRVMQGKTSNYDTDVFQPMISFIAERSGKKYNSAVKPGREGWNEAVAMRVLADHIRAISFAIADGQLPSNNKAGYVIRRILRRAVRYSYQYLEFKEPFLNQLVPLLAEQFKRVFDNLYDQKDFVQKVVLEEEISFLRTLLSGINRFNQMTSVFATAQTVVNGDGTQIHTPYKNVVSGKNAFELSDTYGFPLDLTELMAREKGWQVDVKGFNEALQQQKTRSRAATAIDTGDWVVLKDDDTVEFTGYDETESIAHIVKYRKVKAKGTEQYQIVLDKTPFYAESGGQVGDKGELVFPVGEVIYVTDTKKENGLIVHFTDKLPEDIDDALTAIVDPALRNRTNSNHSATHLLHAAMKQVLGAHVNQKGSLVNSDYLRFDFSHFAKVTDDELAQIEAIVNQKVRENIPLKEERSVLYAEAITSGVTALFGEKYGEYVRVITFDDEFSKELCGGTHVKATGQIGFFKIISESAVAAGVRRIEAITGIAAEDYIIAQNKLVQHLKELLKNPKDISKSVEALLEENSKLKKEIEKSVLEKSAGLKNELAEKAEQINGINFIAQKVQLPNADAIKNLAYQLKDIVSDLFLVLAAEIDGKPSLTVMIAENLVKEKNLNAGAIVRELAKEIKGGGGGQPFFATAGGSDISGLDKALEKAKSFVA; translated from the coding sequence ATGACAGCTAATGAAATTCGTAAGGCATTTCTTGATTTTTTTGCTTCAAAGGGACACACCATTGTGCCCTCAGCACCTATTGTAATAAAAAACGATCCTACGCTGATGTTTACCAACGCGGGGATGAATCAGTTTAAAGCGATATTTTTAGGCGAGGAGACGCTGAAGTTTACCCGGGCGGTTGATACGCAACGTTGTCTGCGCGTATCGGGCAAGCATAACGACCTGGAGGAAGTAGGTATTGATACCTATCACCACACCATGTTCGAGATGTTGGGCAACTGGAGCTTTGGCGACTATTTTAAAAAAGAGGCCATCGCCTGGAGCTGGGAACTACTAACTGAAGTTTATAAAATAGATAAGAGCCGCTTGTATGTGACCTATTTTGAAGGTGACGAAAAGGAAGGTTTGGAAAAAGATACCGAGACTTATAACTTCTGGAAGGAATTTGTTGCTGAAGCAAATATTCTCCCCGGAAATAAAAAAGATAACTTCTGGGAAATGGGCGAAACAGGCCCCTGCGGCCCCAGCTCTGAGATCCATTATGACAACCGCCCCGACAGTGAGCGTGCCCTTGTTGATGGCGCAACCCTGGTAAATGGCGACCACGACCAGGTAATTGAGATCTGGAATAACGTGTTTATGCAGTTTAACCGCCTTAAAGATGGTTCGCTGCAATTGCTGCCGGCCAAGCATGTGGATACGGGCATGGGCTTCGAGCGGCTGGTAAGGGTGATGCAGGGAAAAACATCGAATTACGATACGGATGTTTTTCAGCCGATGATCAGTTTTATTGCCGAAAGAAGCGGTAAGAAATATAATAGTGCTGTAAAACCCGGCAGGGAAGGCTGGAACGAGGCTGTTGCCATGCGGGTACTGGCCGATCATATCCGCGCTATCAGTTTTGCTATTGCGGATGGACAATTGCCATCAAATAATAAGGCAGGGTACGTTATCCGCCGGATCTTGCGCAGGGCTGTTAGATATTCATATCAGTACCTGGAATTTAAAGAGCCATTTTTAAACCAGCTGGTGCCTTTATTGGCTGAGCAGTTTAAAAGAGTATTTGATAATCTGTATGATCAAAAGGATTTTGTGCAGAAGGTGGTGTTGGAAGAGGAAATTAGCTTTTTAAGGACTCTTCTTTCAGGTATCAATCGCTTTAATCAAATGACGTCAGTCTTCGCTACGGCACAAACAGTAGTTAATGGAGATGGGACACAAATCCATACTCCATATAAAAATGTTGTTTCTGGAAAGAATGCCTTCGAATTGTCCGATACTTATGGGTTTCCATTAGATCTTACAGAATTAATGGCTCGCGAAAAAGGTTGGCAAGTAGATGTTAAAGGTTTTAATGAAGCCCTTCAACAACAAAAGACCCGCTCACGCGCAGCTACAGCCATTGATACCGGCGATTGGGTGGTTTTAAAGGATGATGATACCGTTGAGTTTACCGGTTATGATGAAACGGAAAGCATAGCCCATATTGTAAAATACCGCAAGGTAAAGGCAAAGGGAACAGAGCAATACCAGATAGTATTGGATAAGACCCCGTTCTATGCTGAAAGCGGCGGGCAGGTGGGCGATAAGGGTGAGCTGGTGTTCCCGGTTGGTGAGGTTATTTATGTAACCGATACCAAAAAAGAAAATGGCCTGATCGTTCATTTTACAGATAAGCTGCCGGAAGATATTGACGATGCTTTAACAGCTATTGTTGACCCTGCGCTGCGCAACCGCACCAACAGTAACCACAGCGCCACGCACTTGCTGCATGCCGCCATGAAACAGGTATTGGGGGCGCATGTAAACCAAAAAGGATCATTGGTAAATTCAGATTACCTGCGTTTTGACTTTTCGCACTTCGCAAAGGTTACGGATGATGAGCTGGCACAGATAGAAGCTATTGTTAATCAAAAAGTGCGCGAAAACATCCCGCTTAAAGAGGAGCGGAGTGTATTGTATGCAGAGGCAATCACCAGCGGCGTAACTGCCCTGTTTGGTGAAAAATATGGCGAGTACGTACGCGTAATTACCTTTGACGATGAGTTTAGCAAAGAGCTTTGCGGCGGTACGCATGTCAAAGCTACCGGCCAAATAGGTTTCTTCAAAATTATAAGTGAAAGCGCTGTAGCAGCAGGGGTAAGGCGTATTGAAGCGATTACTGGTATTGCCGCCGAAGATTATATTATTGCCCAAAATAAACTGGTGCAACATTTAAAAGAGCTGCTGAAAAACCCAAAGGACATTTCAAAAAGCGTTGAAGCTTTATTGGAAGAGAATTCAAAACTAAAAAAGGAAATTGAAAAATCGGTTCTCGAAAAATCGGCGGGGTTAAAAAATGAACTGGCTGAAAAAGCAGAGCAGATAAACGGCATTAATTTTATCGCCCAAAAAGTTCAGTTGCCAAATGCTGATGCTATAAAGAATCTTGCCTACCAGCTAAAGGATATTGTTTCAGACTTGTTCCTGGTGTTGGCAGCTGAGATTGACGGTAAGCCATCTTTGACGGTGATGATAGCAGAGAACCTTGTAAAAGAAAAGAACCTTAATGCAGGAGCGATAGTGCGCGAACTTGCCAAGGAGATAAAGGGCGGGGGAGGCGGTCAGCCGTTTTTTGCTACGGCAGGCGGCAGTGACATTAGTGGGCTTGACAAAGCATTGGAAAAAGCAAAGAGTTTTGTTGCATAA
- a CDS encoding MerR family transcriptional regulator has protein sequence MPYKEREISKMYYTMGEVAILFDVNQSLIRFYEKEFDVLQPKKNKKGNRYFTPEDIENLKIIFHLIRDKGYTLNGAKEYLKNNMADSKDSHRVISSLESLKKFLIEVRDQL, from the coding sequence ATGCCATATAAAGAACGGGAAATCAGCAAGATGTACTATACCATGGGTGAGGTCGCCATCCTATTTGATGTAAACCAATCGCTCATAAGGTTTTACGAAAAAGAGTTTGATGTGCTGCAGCCCAAGAAGAACAAAAAAGGGAATCGTTACTTTACCCCTGAAGACATTGAGAACCTGAAAATCATCTTTCATCTCATCCGCGATAAAGGCTACACCCTGAACGGAGCAAAAGAATATTTAAAAAACAATATGGCTGATAGTAAAGACAGCCATCGGGTAATCAGCTCTTTGGAAAGTCTTAAAAAGTTTTTGATAGAGGTTAGAGACCAGTTGTAA